A window of Nonomuraea angiospora genomic DNA:
CCTGTCGAAGTTCGGCAAGACCATGGTCAACTTCTATCTGGCCAAGCTCGGCGTGGCGCAGTCCGAGATCGGGTTCCCCTTCCTGTTCCACGAGGTCCCGTACGTCAAGGCGCAGGTGGCGCTGGCCGAGGCGGGGGCGTTCGGCGGGTTGCGGCTGTCGGGCTGGTGCCGGGGCGTGCCGCAGGACGTCGAGAAGGCGGCCCCGCTCGGGCTCAGGCACTACAACCTGTCCATCTCGACGTCCGACTACATGATCCAGAACAAGTTCCGGGGACGGCTGGACAGGGACGCGATCGTCAGGGAGATGACGGCCGCCGTGCGCACGGCCAAGGCGGCGGGCGCCGAGACGGTGGGGGTCAACGCCGAGGACGGTTCGAGGACGGACGACGGGTTCCTGCTGGAGTTCGCGCTGGCGGCCAAGGAGGCGGGCGCCGACCGGGTGCGTTACTGCGACACGATCGGCGGCGAGACGCCCGACAGGATCCGCGAGCGCTTCGCCAAGCTGGCCGCCGCCACCGCGATGCCGGTCGAGACCCACTGCCACAACGACCTGGGCATGGCCGTGGCCAACTCCGTCTCGGGGGCCCTCGGCGACCTCGACGCGGGGCAGGACGCGTGGATCAACACGTGCGTGAACGGCATCGGCGAGCGCTCCGGCAACGCCGACCTGCTCTCGACCATTCTGGCCTTCCGGCACGGCTTCGGGCTCGACGCGGAGATCGGCGACGCTCTCGACCTGTCATGGGCGCGCAGGTTCGGTCTGTGGGCCGGTTACGCGTTCGGGCAGCCGCTGCCGTACCACCAGGTCGGGGTGGGACGTAACGCGTTCGCGCACGAGAGCGGCATCCACGCCGACGGCGCGCTCAAGGACCACGGCAACTACGAGCTCTACGACGAGGCCACGCTGGGCCCGTTCCCGCACGACTGGCACGCGCGGGACGGCCGGGTGGTGCTGACCGGCGAGTACGGCGGCAAGGCCGGTTTCCGGCACGTCATGGACGGGCTGGGCGTCGAGGTCCGCGACGGGGACCTGGCGTTCCGGCTGGTGCAGCTCTGCAACGCCATGACCGGCCGTCCGCTCACGGACGACGAGCTGCGCCTGATCGCCGCGTACCCGCGGGAACTGTCTCTTCTCTTCCCCGGCTACGAGAACCCTTAAGAGCTCGGAGGCCGGCCTGGCGTATACCAAGGTGACCGTGGGCACGGGTGCGGGTCCGGAGCCTGTACTCGCAGATATCACGCGTTCACTTCGACCACCGAGCGCATCCCGGCACAGCCCGCCCCAGTGGCGAACTCGCAGCCCACCGCGCCTGGCGACCTGCTGCTCCTGGATCTGGAGACCACCGACGGCAAGTCCGTGGCCGAGGTCAACGCCTGAGCCAAGAGGTGGTTGTCGTACCCGGGCCATCCCGTCGCCTGAGCAGGCAGGCGGGACGCCGGCCCCGGGGAATCCCTCCGCGGTGGAAACGGTGAGGTCGGGAGAACGCGCTCGCGCCCCCCTCCCGACCTCCACCGATTCCCCCTCCGTCCAGCAGCGTTGCTACGCGGCGACTTCCAGAACATTCCCGACAGGGCCCCGCAGTGGGGTGGCGTGGCTTCGGGTGCGAAACCGGAATCGTTGAGTCATTCACAGGAGAGGCGAAGGGCTGCCTTGAGAGCACTGCTCCGGTTCGAACCCCGGGTGGGTTCAGGCTTCTCGCCGAGCCAGGTAGACGGTCAGGGAGAGCATGAACAGGCCGATGACGTACAGGCCGGCGCCCGCCACGATCTGCCCAGCCGTCACGCGTGCCGTACCGGCCGGGATGTAAACGGGGCGCGTTTGCCGCGCGCTTTCCCTGCTTTCCGCCTCGACCGGCAGCCAGGTCTCCACCGCGCCGTTCGGATCACGCAGTTCGGCGTAGAGGAACCACATGCCTGCCGGGTCGACTCGTACCCGGCCAGTACTGCGGCAGACGCCAGGCAACGGAGTGAGCGGGCCGGAGACCTCTTGACCAGCGCGGCGGGCGACAATGCGCAGCGGGGCGAGATTCGCGCACCCCTCCACGGTGAGCGTCATCGTTCCGGCACCGTCCGAACCGGCCGTCAGAACGGCTGTGCCGACGACCTGGCCCTGCCCCGGGTCGTGGGCCGAAGCAGGTTCGGGGAGGAGGATGGGCACGCTCAGCCCCAAGAGAAGAGCGACAGCAGCCGCGCCTCGTGCTCGACGACCCACAAGAAGCAGGACACCGCAGAAGCCGATCAACACCACCGCCCCGGGGGCGAGCACGGCGTCAAAGCTCACGCTGCTCACGTCCACGCCCGCGGCCAGCAGCGTGGTAGCGGCAACGCCCGCCGCGCCCGCGGCGTAGGCGATGAACGGCCGGCGCCACGGCAGGTCGATCGCGGCGAGGCCGAGGACTGCCAGCGGGAGATCGGGAGCCGTGCGGCCCATGGCGGCCAGAAGCATGCTGATCACCAACCTCGCGAGAACGTAGACGACAACCGCTCCCGCGACGAGACAGCCATCCGGAGACAGGGCGCGGAGCAACATCGCCACGTAGATCGAGGCGACAAGGAGCACCGGAAGATAGAGCACCTCGCCGAACTGTGGCACGTCCGTCTCGTACTCGAGCACGGAAGTGACGGCGCTGCCGAGCAGCAACGCCCCGCCCGCCCACCACAGCGGCAGC
This region includes:
- a CDS encoding LeuA family protein, whose product is MPKVHFLDVTNRDGVQTARTGLSKFGKTMVNFYLAKLGVAQSEIGFPFLFHEVPYVKAQVALAEAGAFGGLRLSGWCRGVPQDVEKAAPLGLRHYNLSISTSDYMIQNKFRGRLDRDAIVREMTAAVRTAKAAGAETVGVNAEDGSRTDDGFLLEFALAAKEAGADRVRYCDTIGGETPDRIRERFAKLAAATAMPVETHCHNDLGMAVANSVSGALGDLDAGQDAWINTCVNGIGERSGNADLLSTILAFRHGFGLDAEIGDALDLSWARRFGLWAGYAFGQPLPYHQVGVGRNAFAHESGIHADGALKDHGNYELYDEATLGPFPHDWHARDGRVVLTGEYGGKAGFRHVMDGLGVEVRDGDLAFRLVQLCNAMTGRPLTDDELRLIAAYPRELSLLFPGYENP